A window of Equus caballus isolate H_3958 breed thoroughbred chromosome 21, TB-T2T, whole genome shotgun sequence genomic DNA:
ATAAcaatattgattgatttgttttctttgtcataAAATGTTTTTTAGCAATACATACATACTCCCCTAACCCCCATTGCCCCACCAAAAACCACCCcccataaaataaaacaaaagctttaaTAATCGAAAAGTGGAATGGTATATACAAGGGGAGTTAGGACTCTCCTGTCAAATTAGTGTTAACTTGccaatatattcttttattttttctgttttttaactcAGAAAATCTGCTTGGTAGTGCTAGTAATTCTTGCCTTAGAAAATTTTTAGGTCACCAAAAGCTGCAAATATTATACTTTTCTGCAATACACATTCTTTGTCTTTAAGCTAATGGTTTAATTTCATCTTCTTCTTAATTAGCTATAAACTATAAGAAAATAGTTAGCAGGGAAATGAGCAAAATGATCAGACCATTTCCAGTGTTCCCCATCATTCTGATCTGGGTACTTCTGTCTTAACAGTCTTATGACACTATGTCATTACTAAAGATCACTTCTCTCAGTTAATACTGGTGTGTGACAACAGGCTCACATTTAAGAAAGATAGCAATGTATCTTTTACCTGCTGTTCATTTTGGTGGGAAGTCTGGGATATGGttttagtaaagaaaaaaagtgaacttATAGATAACACATAAAACAGAAGCCTTTGTACAACTGATTTTTtagttttgtaatttaaaatttttattgagtgatAATTCACATATAGGAAAGTACGTAAGTCTTAAGTGTATAGCTTGATGAGTTTTAATTTATGAATAGATAACTGTGTGTAACCACTTTCCAGATCAAAATATGAACATTTCTGGTACCCTAAAAGACTCCCAGTCAACACCCCTCTATTATTCTGACCTCTATCACCATGGAGTAGTTTCACCTTATGTCAACattcagataaatggaatcatacagtatatgctCTTgtttgtctggcttttttcactaagCATTAAGTGCGTAAGATTAAATTATGTTGTTGCATGTAActgtagtttgttctttttcattgtttgtcCATTTTATTGTGGATAGATATTTGAGTTACTTTCAATTTTGACTTTAAAGAATAAAGCACCTATGCACATTCTCAACCACATCTTTTGTGGAAACAAGCACTCATTTCTGTTTGGTATATAGCCAGGAGTGGAACTGTTAGGCCGTAGGGTGTGTGTACATTCAGTTTTAATAGACACTGCCAGTTTTCCCAAGAAGTTGTACTAGTTGTaccacttccaccagcagtgaacaaggttTCCATACAACTACTTCATAAGTGGACTTCAAAACTTGTAACAAATGTTGCCAGTAGGGAATATTACATCCTCTTATTGCTGTTAAAATCCTAACTAGGAATTAGGGATTATAGTGGGTATGTAGAATATCATCCTAATGACTTTTTTAGAGCTTCTCTTTTAGATATTAGCACCAGGTCTTACTTTCTAGTATAGAGGTTCTCATCTCtagctgcatgttagaatcattGCACTGCTTATGTAAAGAATGCTATGTCCTGGGTCCCACTGAAtaccaattaaataaaaatttctagaGGTGGGGCCAGGGCCTGGTAATTTTAAAGAGTCTGGTGAGCCGTAGTCGAAATCCAGTATGCTAGTCTTTTGGTCAGTCTTTAAGCTCTgcttcttcctttgttttaagATACTGTCTCAGTGTTGTACGTTCTTGGTTTGGATATACATTGTGTGTGtggtagacacacacacacactcacacacacaatttaTACTCCTAAAGGAACTGATGGGAATCAGAGGAATCTGTTCGCATAATCACATCTTGAAGTGGCTACTGGGCTGATGACTATCCATTAAGTTCAATATGCTGAATAAACATCAGGGGGTTTTTTCCAAAGGAAACTTTCTGGCCACAATTCAACACTCACTCCCTACTATGGCAGCGACCATGTTGATTGGACCTACACAGGGTCAGGGACAAGGAGAACCAAGAAATCACCTAGATAATCCAAGGCTTAAATGCAAACTACTGAGAAAGGAGGCTGACTTTCTGTTACATAATTTTCTGAGCTGGCCAAATGCTCCATTTATATCCCctagaattttaatttctatttctcatcTGCCTTTGGAAAATACTCTAAGGCATTTCCTGTTTCTATTTCTCCCATAGACTCAGGTTCTTGCATGTAAATCTGAATAGCAGATGTTGATGTGGAACAATGGCCTTTGAAGGGTGAACTTGTTTCCTTTTAACCCAAATGCTCCAGACTGGCTGTTTTTGTTTCCTGCAGAATTGCTGAGGTCTTCACTGTATTGGTTACTAGACAGACTGACCTTAGTGTCACTCCTGCTGGGTCCCAATGAGAGAGTGAAGTGAATAATTCAAGCAAAATTAGCATGTCACTTGACACGTGGATGACATTGGTGACAATGGTCCCCTAATCTCCCCCTTGCATCATCCATGAGGTCACTATTTTACTCTGCCTCACTTTGCTGGTGGAGATCTACCCACTAAAGTTATAGGAGAGAAACGAGAACAGTCATacaaactgattttatttatgaTAAGATTAAGAAGTGACAGCAGTAAAGTGAAATGCAGTTATCTAAACTGCCCCCTGCATAGTCTTAATTATCCAGTTGAGGTGTTTTTTTGAGAGAAGACTATAGATGCCAGGTCCTCGAGGGTCTCCACATTTCCCTGGAAGGCCAAAGGCAGTGACACCTCTGAAAGTACCCTCACATATCAGCGGGCTTCCAGAATCTCCCTGGAGGAAAACAAGAGGGGTGCTGGGGATCAGCATCAAACACAGCCACTAGTGGAacaaagaaatttcatttaatgTGGAGTTGAGATAAACCTTGACTTAATTGAAAATtagtgcttaaaaaaataaaatatttgagaatattttaatgtttttacatTGGCTTACTCAATTTATTTATAAACCTGTGAAAATTGAAATGAAACTTGTATTACTGATTATGTTACCCACTATTTTGAGACTGTTTCTCCGCTTTAAAAACTAAACCCTCCTGTTTGtcattttttcaaaatgcttAATAACTCAAGGGATAACATAATCGATGGAGATGAGACACTGAGGCAAAGAGTAAAAaccatgttttctagtttttccaGTGGATAATTGTCTTCCCAATGAAACAAAACCAGAGCAACCTTTCCCTTCATCCTCTCAAATAGACAGAAACTGCTCCCCCAAGTCTTCTTTGAGCATCCGATGCTAGATGGAAGCTCCCGGAAATCAGTGATTACACTTTGGAGCTAACTGATTCCATAGCAGAGAGCTTCAGTTAGCTGTAAGTTGTTGCTTTAGTCTTTCTGACTGTGTCACCCAGTGTGTGATCTTGTAATCTCTCATGGAACTCTAGAATCAGCATATGTTAAGGTGTTGGAGGTCTAGAGTCTGGATTGGCCATTTCACTGCTACGGCTTTAGGGAAGACTGGCAATGCCAGATGGAGGGCCACTGAGGCATGTACACAGAGCTCTGCAAATGCAAGGCTCTGAGGGTCCAACTCCATCCCAGCAATGGGAAGGCACCAATGATTTTCCCTTTCCAGGCAAAAACTAGCCTTATGAGTATATGAAGTAAAGACCCATGTGAGAAGCTGGGGTCCTCCTGGATGAGTATATTTCTCCTGCCTAATAGAGTGCCTGAAAATTTCAGAATTAGTCCTTTAGATTTAACTCATCAAGGGCCAATTCCAGGCAGTCTTGGGCATTGAGAGAACGGAAACGAATTGGTAAGCTTTGATGATAgagggggctggtgggagggggaCAGCCATCTTGGGATGCTGTCGTGGCCTCAGGATGTTGCATGTGGGTTTCAAAAGCATACAGGTTCTGGGCTCCTGAATGCCAGGACTCGGggatgagaggagaggaggggtgagggagagcaaagaagagaaagtggaAGGGTGCTGAAGACAAACACCATCTTTTCCTGGGATTTGCCTAGCCTTAGTCCTGAAGGCATTCCATTGTGCTGGTCCATTCAGATTACGCTGATGTTAGACAAGCACCTGGAAAGGGCAGAGACCTCTGGATCTCTCAGTGTCTGATTACTCCCAAACCATGTACACTGCGCACTCCTTCTCTTCAGATAAGGCTCTATAGAGTCTTTTGGAAAGGTGAGAAATGATAAGCCAGTACGCAGAGCTTAAACATTTATAACATGTTCCTTCTATTTCTATTGTTAAGCAGGGTCCTGTCACATCCCTTCTCCAGGAACTCTGGTATGGAGGCTTACACATTCTCTGGTATGAGTTATGCTTGGAAGTTATTCTTGGGGATTGAGTTTGGCTCTAGGAAGCCATGGGGGTCTAGCCTAAGATCCTCAGTCAGGCTTGGGAATTATAGGAGTTTCAGACTTGCCCAGTTAACTGGTGGGGGAATTTTTGGGAGGTGCTGTGATGGGCAAAAGGGTACTGATGGCTCTGGAGGAAACTTGACTTTGGCTCTCCTGAGTGTTacgcattttaaaatttagatctACATGTGTCAATATGAAACATGAGGAAAAAACCATTGCTTCTTAGTGGTTTTTGATATAAAACAAGAAGATGTGGTAGGTCATCTCATGCAGTAGCAatgaacttgttttttttttttttttgaagattgaccctgggctaacatccgtgctcatcttcctctactttacatgtgggatgccagccacagcatggcttgataagtggtggataggtccatgcctgggatctgaactggcgagcccGGGCAGCTCAAGCGAAGCcggtgaacttaactgctacaccatgaGGCTGTCCCCTGAACTTATTTTTGATGAACAACTCACTTGAGATGAGAACATTAATTTATTTGACTGGGATTTATCAAACTTTTTCCAAAAAGCACTAGGACTCTGTAGAAGCCAATGCCGTGATAAGACTAAGCGTGATGTTTTCTATATCTGCCTGACTTAATCCAATAGCTAAACTGTGGGATCTCATTTTACTTACATTGCACGAGTCTTTTCCACCTCGGAGGTTTCCGGCACAAATCATATTCAGTCCAATCACAGGTTTAAAATTGTAGTGCTTTGGATCATTGCAGACTTTTCTATCTATGACGGTGACATTGACTTCTCTCAAGATATCAGATGCAGGTGACCTATTGGAATACTTCCCCCACCCTGCAACTCGACACACTGTTCCTGGTTTCACGTCATCCCCCTTTTTAGGGAGACGAAGGATAGCCACATTTTTATTAATTGTTGCTTTTTTGTTCAGCTGTTGGAAAACAAGCATAAAGAGTTTAcggaatgaaataattaaaatattcatgtttttaCTTAAATTCTAGCCCAACTCCCAAGAACCCCCTTATGTAGCTATAGTCTGTAGCTACAGGGGCATTAAGGAAAGGTTTCCATGTAGGTGGCCAGGTTGTAGGAGGTTCTATGACTTTTAAGTCAGTCAAAGGTACAGTCAAAGGGACATACCTGTAGAAGTTTAAGATCACTCTCATGTGTTTCTGGGTCATAGCATGGAGAGATAAACTCTTTCTTAACAAACATGATCTGTTTTTCTGGCTCTTTCTTGGTTTTTGAGTGAGCCCCAAGAATGACTTCGGACTTTCTGTTCCTGAAAACAGACACAACGCTATTAACTGGGTTTACTCTTTAAATCAGGAGCTGAGCATACGAGGCACTGATCAGCTTCATTGTCCCATTTGTCAATATGGTTGTGATGGAAATACCTGTTTGTGGctcagaagggagaaaaaggtatactttaaagaataaaaagcaatatGTTTATGaatttattatcatcattatcattaccAGCTTATTTATAACAAATTGAACTAGGTTCGTTGGAAACAAGTAATAGGAGAATTCCATGGCAGCTAGGCCAAGTCTTGAGATCTCTCTTGGGGTTTTAGTGCCGCACCCACCCGACCCTCCTTAAGCATTGATAGAGAATCAGGCTTACTAGAAAACAAAGGTCTCAGTAGTCTAGAAACAGAAGCAAAAGTCACTGGATAGTTGTAGAGAAATGCACTGAGGGGATCTtggtaagaaaaaacaaacatcttAAATGGGAAACCTTTCAGAAATAGATTACCTAGTGGAGGACCCTATTTGAATGACATTGAGTGTGTGTATCTTGGGGGGAAGGTGGTCTAAAGGTGGGGTCcaggatgtttttcttttcttaccctATGATAAGGTTCATTGTGgttaataaaatcaaaatactCTCTGATGTAATAATTATTAAGGCTATTATCATTCACAACCTAGCATAAACCACCACCCAGATATTCGCACTGCTGTTTTTCCATTACACCAGCCGATATTAATCTCACTTAATCCCTTAGAACAGTGCTTTCAGTGTGCGTACTTtgatgatgaaatgttctataaatctgcgctgtccaatatggtagccattagccacgGTGGCTACTGACgacttgaaatgtggcttgtaTGACCAAAGAActaaatttgtaatttaatttaatttaaatttatataggGTCGTATAAATTTACATAGCCAATATGATAGTGGCCATGATATTGGACAGCTGAAGTTCAGAGGCTTGATTTAGGGAGTGGAGAAAAAACCAGGCCTGGAAGAAGTTTGAAGGTGGTGATCGACAGGGGTTGAGATGGCTGAAGGTGTCAGAGAAATTCACTAAGGGAAACAGGAAATCATTTCTCTATTGGACAGTTGCGCTCAGGGCCCTGAGGGGACACTGAAAGTTTTACCCTCCCACACTGTGGCTAATTCTACCCACTCACGAAATTAAGACCAGAAGCCAAGCCTTGCAGTACCCTGACCCATCGGCTCCAGAGGAGACCTACAGAAAGAACTTGGGGATGCTGCTTCCCCATTGGTCTGATTCTTTGGGGTCAAGTCTGGACTTAACTCTCTGTTGGGgtaaagaaaataagtttctagAAACTTAGGTACGTAATGTGAAGCAGTATGTGAGCCTCCATGGCTTTAGTGGGATTTactctttttattaatattcGCCTAAATTGGATTATCTCCacaaacattctttttaaaaccCAAGCACTTACATGACACAGTGAGCTGCAGTCAATACCCAGTTGTCTGCAATCAAAGCCCCAGCACAGACTTTGTCTCCGTTAAGTAGCACCATGTAGGGTCTTGAATGAGGAGTCACTTCATTTCCTCCAataattttttcacagaaatctgttaaaaagaaaaaggcaaatcacATCAGCGTCCACCCCACAGAGCTCTCCCTAGAACCATATTTCGAAGACCAGACATGCTTTTCCTGCTTGGAGAGGAAGTGTGGATGAGAGCATCTTCCCTGCCCCCGCTACTCTCCATATAGATGTTCAGATATCTGAATATAAATCCCATTTCTAGTGGACTCTCTGAGAGGGTCCTGTTCGTTCACCCACAGAAGCCATGCCATCGGCAGTTCTGGGGATTAACAGGCTGGTGATCTGTCGCAACCACTGACCTTGAGCCTTGGGCTTACAAAGGGCAGACAACTGTGCGTTGGTCTATACCAGTAACAGTTGCTATAGGAGATGCTAGTGATGATGACAACCTTGAGTGCCCTCCCACTCCTCCCACTTTCAGGCTGAGTATTAATCTGGGGAAGCAGAGTGGCTTTTACAACCCTGAGAACTGCTCTTTCCACCCCAAGCCCTTGCAAAAACCACATAGCTTACAAATTGATATGAACACCTTTTAGCTGTGACCCTACCAATGAGTTCTTTGGTCATTGTGAGACTTCTGTTTGTTGAAATTTGTACTCTCCTCATTTGTAAGTTGAGAGAATAATATCTATTGCCCCTGAGGCTTCTCTTTAATCTCCAGACTGAACCACATGGTTTAATCTAAGCCCTTTTCCGATGAggtagggggagggaggagaaaagatgCTATAAGAAGAGAACTCTGCCTTACTCAAATTTCCTTGATGCTAGACCAGGAGTTTGGATTCCTTATTAGGAACGAGACCCAAACACCAAGCAAACCATCCACATTGGTTGAGAGGATCTTTTGCCTTTGTGATGTACTCTCAGCTCTCCCCCTTCCTACACTGGATGTTCTTGGATTCTCCTAAAGTGTTTCTCCTGACCATCGGTTGAGACTTGCGGTTCCTTAAATAGGGCACAGGGCCTGTTACTCCATTATTAAAGCTAACTCATTGCCAAATTCACTGTAAGGTGTAAACGATGAGAGcgagggaaggggaagagagtGACCATGAGAGCTCTAATTTCCAGAAGGGAATTGGGATGGGGAAATTCTAGTCTCTAGAAGTAAAAGGAGAAGGAACTAGAGAAACCAAGAGAACTTCACACACTTCTCAACTTTTCCTggagtgtatatatatagatgGATTCCAAAGGTGCATTTTTAGACCTTCTGGGCTGCAGAAATGGTAAACTCAATAGAATACTCCCTTTTGCAGAGTCCTGTGTTTGGTGAGCACTTTTACCACCTTGGAAAAAAGCCCAAATCTCCTGCAACCAACCGCTCCTAGAAGGGTCGGGGGTAGGGTTTAGAGCAGGTGAGAAGCTTTTAGAAACTAGAAGTTCTTAGTCCCCACAGAGAATCAGAATAAATTAGCAtctctggggcaggggcagggatgTCAGTATGGTTTAAAAGCCCTCCAGAGTATTCTAATGAGTAGGAGAGGTTGAGACCACTGGTCCAGAGCATCAAGACTTGCTTTCAGTGTCTGTTCCATTTATGGGCCCACATAGCTCTCTCTCACCACAGGAAACAAAGAAGAGCAGAGCAAGTTgcttttgttgtttcctttgaaggaaaaatataattgGATTTTTAATCTGTCCTGTTTTCACTGTCATGGAGGATTTAACATGCCTGAACATAGTCATATACTTATAGTATACTATGCTTATACTATGCCCATCCTTTAGTCCTAAATGTCCTATAaccttgttatttttaaaatttctctcattttttgtgCAAGATAAACCAGAGAACTTCCTCGGGAATTTCTGGTAAGACAGGTTGTTGCATCAGCCCATGCCCACCACTCCCACCTCCAAAATCTGACAGACCCTGGGGACAATGCTTTGCTGCTCCACACTTGTCAGCGCAGTTCAGCCTAGCCCCAGAGTAGTCCTCACTTCCTAAGAGGTTTTTAATGAAAATCTGGAGCTATTACCCTTCTTGTGATAATGCCATGGGTTTTATAGCATTTCAAACTGACGCATGTGCAGCTCGCACAAAATTAGGCTTGTTGGTTACTACTTAGTACACCAGAGAATTAGCTCAATACAGAATACTACAGCACTTCCAGAGAATCGATGTGGGGACATTCCCAATGTCCTAATCTATTAAGACTAGCCTAGAGAAATAACGTTAAAGATTCAAATCATTCCTGATTTGTTTTGCGCGTCTAGGTCAGGTTTGTTTTAATTGCCTTTAAAACAATCTGTGCATCTTCTGCAGCAAGAAAGGCTGAGGCAACACTATTCCTTTCCTGAAAAGTCCTATTTATTTTCCTAACTCAAGagctgtttgtttatttgcttgtttttaccTTCTCCTTTTTGGCAATTTTCAAGCTACAAATTGACAGCAATAAGTACTGGTGGTTCTatatcttttgtgaagaagttgtaaagaagaaagaaggatgtttttcctcctaaaataaagacatatttagAATCCAAGAAAGAATGTTAaggcttggggaaaaaaaaatctcctcttAGTACTCTTAGCTAATATTGTCAAAAGTTCAATGAAAGTCTGCTCTGTTTTGACTAATGATTATAAGGGAAATGACAAGAATCAGTCTTACCTTCTGGaattagcaggagaaaaatgaCAGTTGAGAGAGAGGATGCCAGAAACGAGTTCCTCATTGTGGCTGGTGTCCCCACATCAATCAGCACGAAATCTGTGTTCAGTTCGTGACTGACTCTGTCTATATACTGAGAGGACAAAGGATGtggtttcctgtcttctttttctttctttcccatttcaaATTTGAGCATCCAGAAATGAAACGTAAGTGAGATCACTTGTAAATCACTCTTGCCTGTGGGCATGCTGTCCTTGGCTAGGACTGCAGAGGGAGAGGACGATAATTCTACACGGTGGGTGGGGGTATGGGGGTGTTTTTACCCTCAGGACTTAGTACACCAGAAGAGACTCTAAAATGTCTCAGTGGAGATTTCTAGGATTCTAGTTTTCATCATCAGCAATACTGTTTTCCGTATCCATGAATGGAAGCTCTGTTAAGACTTAAATTAAGACttcaaaaaatgtcaaaaattggTCACGAACCAAATTTCTTTCTAGTTATCTCTTTGGGTTGTATAAGGATCAAAAGGCCAAGGGCAAGTGGAGATGCAGTTGGGAGCCTTGTTTATTTGTCATCTCCTGCCTGGATTTTCCTTCCCTATTTTTTTGGAGGATAATTTATTATGCTCCTTTCTGGAGTCTGTGGCAGGTGTGGGGACAAAGgctggtgggggtgaggggtgttGGCTCTTTCTAGCCTCTGATTGTGCTGCCTCTGATTGTTGGATTTTACAACTTTAGATAACAGGAAAGTATCTCTGAGTTTTGCTTTCtttgtccctccctcctcccttcctccctctctccttccttcctcctttccctccttctttccttccttctcatcttcctttctccctccttccgtccttcctcccttccctccttctttccttcctttctcccttccctccttctttccttctttctcatcttccttccctcttttcttctttccttccctcctttcttccttctctccttgcttctcatcttccttccctccttccatcctcccttccctctttctttacccccttccctccttcctttcttccttccctcctcccttccttccttctcatcttccttccctccttccttccctctttgcttccttctttccccctttccttccttccctcctttcttccttcttccctacctttctccctccctcctttttttcttcatctctccctcccttcctttcttccttctttctggatttagctaaagaagaaaaatgggagTCAGACACAGCTATTTTGTTCCAATATTGGGGAACATCTCTCCCTAAGATAGATCAACCTCAGTCCCTGATGGAACAGTATTCAGTATTCTATTAGAAATGTCTTTGGCCCTTGTTCTGAGCTGAGGATATGGTCTTTATCATAATACATCTGGTCAAATGTTCTGTCAGGATGTTTGGTGTTAAACCAACCATCCCCAGAGTTGACACTCTGATGACTTCAGACCCAGTGGTTACTTTTTCAGAAATCACATGATCTTAGAGAAGGGAGCCCCACTGAGACCCCTGTGTTTCCATTTCTTAGATATTACTAGTGCATCAAAGGTTAGTCATTTTCAGTAATAGTAGTGGGCTACTGGCTTCTGGTTTTAGTGAGTAATTTTAGTgcagacttaaaaaaatcaaatattgatTGACTATAGCTACTGAAAATTCCTTAAAGGAAATATTGAcaattctgtttctctttatgTGAATGTGGTTGCTATACTCTATTCATGTTGACTTTTAACAGCTTAATGAGATAGAATTATATACCATAAAGTTCACTCATTTAGAATGTAGAATccaatggtttttagtgtatttactGAGTTGTGCCACCATTACCATaactaattctagaacattttcatcatcccccaaAGAAGCCTCGCAccaattagcagtcactccccattaccCTCCTTCCCCCACGCCCCCGCCCTACTcagccactaatctgctttttgtttccatagatttgcctcttctggacatttcatataaatggaattatgtaatatgtggtcttttgcgactgacttctttcacctagcatGGTGCTTTTGAGGTTCTTCAATCTTGTAGCATCtatcagtattttattcctttttatcgcCAAATTATATTCCATCATATCAGTATACCACGTTTTATGTATCCATTCatcggttgatggacatttgtgttgtttctaccttttgcctattatgaataatgctgctatgaacatttatgtacaaatttttgtatggacatatgttttcgtTTATCTTGggaatatacctaggagtgggaccACTGGGTCATATGTAATTCTATGTCTAACATTTTAAAGAACttctaaactgtcttccaaagtggcgacactgttttacattcccatcagcaatgcatgAATGTTCTAATGTTTCTACATAATTACCAATACTTCTTAATTGTTTTTTGATAATTGCTACTCTAGTGGATGTGAAATAgcatcttgtggttttgatttgcatttctttaattacgAATGATGTTGAGCTTCTTTTTGTGTGCTTACTAGTCATTTGTAtactttctttggagaaatatctattcaaatattttgcctatttttaaaaaattattttattgaggtcatattggtttataactgtgtaatttcaggtgtacattgtatatatcagtttctgtatagactgcattgtgctcaccaccaatagtctagttttcatccgtcaccatacatatgtgcccttttacccctttcggCTACCCCccacttcccttctggtaaccactaatctgttctccttat
This region includes:
- the GZMA gene encoding granzyme A translates to MPTGKSDLQVISLTFHFWMLKFEMGKKEKEDRKPHPLSSQYIDRVSHELNTDFVLIDVGTPATMRNSFLASSLSTVIFLLLIPEDFCEKIIGGNEVTPHSRPYMVLLNGDKVCAGALIADNWVLTAAHCVMNRKSEVILGAHSKTKKEPEKQIMFVKKEFISPCYDPETHESDLKLLQLNKKATINKNVAILRLPKKGDDVKPGTVCRVAGWGKYSNRSPASDILREVNVTVIDRKVCNDPKHYNFKPVIGLNMICAGNLRGGKDSCNGDSGSPLICEGTFRGVTAFGLPGKCGDPRGPGIYSLLSKKHLNWIIKTMQGAV